GCAATGAAATTAAAGGCACCAAAGGAGCGGAGTATGAAGTTACTAGAAGAAAAAATTCAAACGAGTGGGAAAGTCATCGAGCCCGATATTCTAAAAGTGGATTCTTTTATCAATCATATGCTAGACCCCGAATTGATCATGGCGATGGGGGAAGATTTCTATCAGCATTTCAAAGACAAGCCCATAACCAAAATTTTGACTTTAGAAGTTTCAGGGATTGCGATCGCTTTTGCGGCGGGGCATTATTTCAAGGTTCCCGTTTTGTTTGCTAAGAAGATTGAATCATTAACCCTAGGCGATGATGTCTACAGCACACAAGTTATTTCCTATACAAAACAGAAGGAGTATACCGTTAAAATTAACCGTTCATTTTTAACAGCCGATGACCATGTCTTGATTATTGACGATTTCTTAGCTAAAGGCGAAGCGCTAAAAGGCTTGTTGGAACTCTGTCGACAAGCTGGTGCAAGCGTTGAAGGCATTGGCATCGCCATTGAAAAAGTTTTTCAAGGCGGCGGCGACCGCCATCGCCAACAAGGCTACGACGTCTATAGTCAAGCTATGATTGAACGCTTTGAAAACGGCCGAGTTGTTTTTTCACCCCCCCAATAAATACCTCTGCAAAGGAGTAAATTATGGCATTTATCATTCGAAAACCCTTGCCCGCAGATGCTGAAGCTTTAGCCAAGGTGCATGTGAGTAGTTGGCAGACGAGCTATCAGGGAATCGTACCAAACCATTTTTTACAATCACTGTCGGTTGAAGATAGACAAAAAAGATTTACCGAAATTATCGCAAACGCTAACCATTTTTTCGTTTTAACTGACAACAATCAAATTGTTGGTTTTGTTGGAGGTGGCGAACAACGTCATCCTGCATACGCCAACTACCCAGGTGAAATCTACTCCATCTACTTATACCAAGAAAGCCAAGGTCATGGTGGCGGGCGACTATTGTTTGAAGCCATGCAACAAAGCTTATTAGAAGCACAACTCAACCCAATGACGGTGGTCGTTTTAAGTAAAAACGTGTCTGCTATTGCTTTTTATGAGCAAATGGGCGGAAAACCTGTTGGGAAGGATACAATTAATATTGGTGGGGATGATTTTGAGGAAATTATTTATGGTTGGGAGTTACACTAAACATTAAAAAAGCACTGCTGTTTCATGTCAGACAGCAGTGCTTTCGTGCGTTTGGGCGATCGAGAATTAGTGATATTTAGTTTAATAGGCTTCGAGACTTTCTTCAAAGTCAGTCATTTCACCTGTTTGAACGAAGCGATGGGTCGCTTCAAACATGCGGTATTGCGCGTTGCCTAAGATATTTTGAAAAGGGGCGCGAACGAAATAGATGATGGCTTCTTCATCAAAAAGGACGATATTTCCCGTTAGGTTTGTAAAACTTGACCCCGTGTGAAGAAAGTTTGAGGTAATAAATTCGCCATTGTTGAACATTTGCCCCACCCCTGAAATATAGGGTGCAAGACTTTCGTATTTAGCAATGGAAGTTCCAACAATAACGGCGTGGTCGATGGATTCATCTGAAGGGGGTGTACTGCCAAAGAGTAATTCTAGATTCATAAAGCCCGAATATGCGAGATGGTTGTCAGCGAAAATTAGGACGACTTCTGCAGAAGGGGCTTCGCCATACGAATAAATCGAAGTAGTAAGTCCGCTATCATTGACAAATTCTTCATAGTCTCCAGTCAATTCAAGTTCGCTTGCTTCTTCCATCGTTGTGCCTTCTAAATCTTTGGACGCTAAATCCCGATAGGTGATTTGATCGAGAATAGCTATATATTCCTGAACCGCTTGAGTAGTTGCTTCTGATATTGAACTATTTAGAACCATATTTGAAAAAACGTAAGCAGGATTTTCAAGCAGCGTTTGTTCATCCAGTGTTTCAACGGTATCTGAACTTTCAGACTCATCGGCTGTTTGAGCGTAAATAGACTGACGATGACCTACAAAGGCTCCCCCTAATACCATAAGCAAACAGATACTTTTTACCAACGACTTCATTAAACGACCTCCTAAATGACTTTCTTTTCTATTTTAGTATAGCGTTTTCGTGTAACAAAACAAAATGATATGAATTTAAGAAAAAGCAAATGATAGCTATTTAAATTAACGGGCTTAAGAAAAAATTAACATTCGTTTAAATTCCGGTGGATGATGTTATCAATATATTGTATAAATCAAAGTTGGGTAAAAAAGGTGTGAAAAGCTCAATGCTGA
This window of the Fundicoccus culcitae genome carries:
- a CDS encoding xanthine phosphoribosyltransferase encodes the protein MKLLEEKIQTSGKVIEPDILKVDSFINHMLDPELIMAMGEDFYQHFKDKPITKILTLEVSGIAIAFAAGHYFKVPVLFAKKIESLTLGDDVYSTQVISYTKQKEYTVKINRSFLTADDHVLIIDDFLAKGEALKGLLELCRQAGASVEGIGIAIEKVFQGGGDRHRQQGYDVYSQAMIERFENGRVVFSPPQ
- a CDS encoding GNAT family N-acetyltransferase; the protein is MAFIIRKPLPADAEALAKVHVSSWQTSYQGIVPNHFLQSLSVEDRQKRFTEIIANANHFFVLTDNNQIVGFVGGGEQRHPAYANYPGEIYSIYLYQESQGHGGGRLLFEAMQQSLLEAQLNPMTVVVLSKNVSAIAFYEQMGGKPVGKDTINIGGDDFEEIIYGWELH